The DNA segment GGCATCGAGCACCGAGGTCAGCAGTGCCACCGAGAGCACTGCCAAGGTGGTGATCAGCACCAGGTAATCCAGGCCGTCGCCACTCAGGCCAGTGGTCAACGCGCCGCAGAAGCTGCCCTCGGGGAAGTTCGCCGCAGCCATGCCGGTGTAGTGCATGCCCACGATGGCAATACCCATCACCACTGCCGCCGCGCCGCGGATCTGCCGCACATAAGGGGTGTGCTGGCGTAGACGGAAGGCAATCCACAGCGCCGCGGCCGAAGCGCCGACTGCGATCGCCAGCGAGGCGCCGAACAGCGTCGGGTCGTAATCGATGCCCGGTTGCATGCGCAGGGCAGCCATGCCCATGTAATGCATGCTGCTGATGCCGCTGCCCATGATCAGCGCGCCAAAGCCCAGTTGCAGCCACGGCAGGCTAGGCTGGCTCACCAGCCATAAGGCAAAGCCACACGACAGCACCGCGATCAGCAACGACAGCGCGGTCAGTGGCAAGTCGTAGCCCAGGTCGATCGGCAGGCTGAAGGCGAGCATGCCAATGAAGTGCATCGACCACACGCCGATACCCATGGCCAACGCCCCGCCAGCCATCCACAAATGCGCTGCACGGCCCTTGGCCGTGGCGATCCGCCCGGTCAGGTCAAGGGCGGTGTAGGAGGCAAGAATGGCGACGCACAGCGAGATCAACACCAGCGAGGAAGAGTAGCTACCGATCAGCATTGGCACATCCAGCGGCGGGCGTGAGAGTGCCCGCAAAAAGCTGATGATTGTACTCAAGCTTTAGCGAAACGCACGGGTTTTCGCGAATGAGAACGGATCCAATCCTGTGCAAGAGGGGCCGCTGCGCGCCCCTATATTCGTCCGGCAACTACCTGTAGACCGCCGCATACGCCTCACGCAAATCACACGCCCAGCCATCGAGCACAGCCTTGACGTTATCCGCCGTCATCACCTGCCGGTCATTCTCCAGCGGCACCCCGGTGCCCATCCTCATCACCTCGGCCACCACCGCCCCGGTCGCGCCATCCTCAAATGAAAGCTCAGTGCTGATCTCGCTGTCCTGATCGCGTATCCCGGTGGCAGTGCTCACCCCGGCTGCGACCAAGGTAATTGGCAGCCACTCATAAAAGCGCAGGCCCTGGGTACTGGCCGCAACCCGGGTAATGGCAGGCCTGACCACCAAGGTATGCGGGCCTGGCTTGTCGACCACGGTCAAGACTTTGCCCAGCTCGTACTTGAGCGATGCATCGTAATAGCCGAGCACGTTAGTCAAAGTGGCCCCAGGAATCCGCTCGCTCGGCTCGAACCGTGGGTAAAACACGCTGGGGGCAAAGTACACCTGGGTGTACTGCCCCCGGCTCACGCCAGGGCTGACCCAACTCAGCACCGTCTGGCCCGAGGGCGCTTGACGCTGGCTGAGCAGGCTATAGTCCTGGAGAAACCCGGCGTGCATCTCATTGGGCGCCTTTTTGCTGCTACAGGCCGACAGGGTCAACACGGCGGCAAACAGCAGCGACAGCGAACGGTTGCTTC comes from the Pseudomonas urmiensis genome and includes:
- a CDS encoding DUF3313 domain-containing protein, which translates into the protein MRSNRSLSLLFAAVLTLSACSSKKAPNEMHAGFLQDYSLLSQRQAPSGQTVLSWVSPGVSRGQYTQVYFAPSVFYPRFEPSERIPGATLTNVLGYYDASLKYELGKVLTVVDKPGPHTLVVRPAITRVAASTQGLRFYEWLPITLVAAGVSTATGIRDQDSEISTELSFEDGATGAVVAEVMRMGTGVPLENDRQVMTADNVKAVLDGWACDLREAYAAVYR